Proteins encoded within one genomic window of Bemisia tabaci chromosome 2, PGI_BMITA_v3:
- the LOC140223898 gene encoding uncharacterized protein, whose product MAYRTIGNDALDVITGIAPVHLLVRERMEMQTTRKDRKTLKEELLDAWQSEWTELGKQEKAKCKWTRRIIKDIKRWHDRSYGELNFQLTQLLSGHGGFGRYLYNIGKLSSDDKCLLCGGLQDNAEHTYFACSKIMEERVVLEVELGSTHNQDNLVDIMLENRENWKRINNYVQHIFEKRAKEFEAQKLRERMILH is encoded by the coding sequence ATGGCATACAGGACGATTGGAAATGACGCTCTAGACGTTATCACGGGAATTGCCCCAGTACATTTGCTCGTGAGAGAAAGAATGGAAATGCAAACAACAAGAAAGGACAGGAAGACATTAAAGGAAGAGCTGCTGGACGCTTGGCAAAGCGAGTGGACAGAGTTAGGGAAGCAGGAAAAGGCAAAATGTAAATGGACCAGGAGAATAATTAAAGACATCAAGAGATGGCACGATCGCTCTTATGGAGAATTGAACTTTCAACTAACTCAGCTGCTCAGTGGACATGGCGGATTCGGAAGATATCTCTATAATATAGGGAAATTATCATCAGATGACAAGTGTCTACTGTGTGGAGGGCTACAGGACAACGCGGAGCACACTTACTTCGCGTGCAGTAAGATCATGGAGGAACGAGTTGTGCTGGAAGTGGAACTGGGAAGCACCCATAACCAGGACAACCTAGTGGACATCATGCTGGAGAACAGAGAGAACTGGAAACGCATAAACAACTACGTGcaacacatttttgaaaaacgagCGAAGGAGTTTGAGGCTCAAAAGCTAAGGGAACGAATGATACTACATTGA